A genomic segment from Salvia splendens isolate huo1 chromosome 13, SspV2, whole genome shotgun sequence encodes:
- the LOC121760152 gene encoding methylecgonone reductase-like: protein MNSLQIPEILLNSGHKMPVIGLGSASSPPLPQEKLVPLLVDAIAAGYRHLDTAALYRTEESVGGAVAESLLRGLVKSRDEIFITTKLQMTDAHRDRVLPALRESLRKLGLDYVDLYLIHWPVSMKIDCSNNSTKIVNFEMKEIWEEMEKCCRMGLAKSIGVSNFSTTKLSALLQIATIQPAVNQVEMNVGWQQQKMLEYCNEKGIHVSAYSPLGARGSSWGSNAVMENSILDHVAGSMNKTIAQVALRWIYEQGASMIVKSFNRERMRENLQVFDWKVGDEYGEKIKEIPQNRVVKGEEFVGPDVEYKSVEELWDGEI from the exons ATGAACAGCTTACAAATCCCAGAAATATTGTTGAATTCAGGCCACAAGATGCCGGTGATAGGCCTCGGATCTGCATCATCCCCTCCGCTTCCGCAGGAGAAGCTCGTGCCGCTGCTCGTCGATGCCATCGCCGCCGGGTACCGCCACCTCGACACGGCGGCGCTTTATCGCACCGAGGAAAGCGTCGGCGGCGCCGTGGCGGAGTCGTTGCTGCGCGGCCTCGTCAAGAGCCGCGACGAAATTTTCATCACAACCAAGCTGCAGATGACAGACGCGCATCGCGATCGAGTCCTCCCCGCCCTCCGAGAATCTCTCCG GAAGTTGGGATTGGACTATGTGGACCTATATCTGATACATTGGCCAGTAAGCATGAAGATAGATTGTAGCAATAATTCAACTAAAATAGTgaattttgaaatgaaagaaaTTTGGGAGGAAATGGAGAAGTGCTGCAGAATGGGTTTAGCTAAATCTATTGGTGTTAGTAACTTTAGCACTACTAAACTCTCTGCTCTCCTCCAAATAGCCACTATCCAACCTGCTGTCAACCag GTTGAAATGAATGTTGGGTGgcagcaacaaaaaatgttgGAATATTGCAATGAGAAAGGGATCCATGTTAGTGCATATTCTCCACTTGGTGCACGTGGTTCGTCATGGGGTAGCAATGCAGTCATGGAGAATTCAATCCTTGACCACGTTGCAGGTTCCATGAATAAGACAATTGCACAG GTGGCATTGAGATGGATATATGAGCAAGGTGCGAGCATGATCGTCAAGAGCTTCAATCGtgagagaatgagagaaaatCTTCAAGTTTTTGATTGGAAGGTAGGAGATGAATATGGTGAGAAAATAAAGGAGATCCCACAAAACAGGGTTGTTAAGGGGGAGGAGTTTGTTGGTCCAGATGTTGAATACAAATCAGTAGAAGAGCTTTGGGATGGAGAAATATGA
- the LOC121760062 gene encoding tRNA (guanine-N(7)-)-methyltransferase non-catalytic subunit wdr4-like, whose product MEEHDIDDSEQKLEAEVAPALIAVHPNQKSVSVAVGSDLRVFNFQHGSAAQLLDETGGHKDSIRSIRYSKSGKLFVSGGDDKLVKVWDTDSWRCVYSVVSEKRVTSLAVSGDDKFVTFADKFGVVHVVDIGDYNEENLAPVDKKAVPILSHYCSIITRLDFSPDGQYIISADRDFKIRVTKFSKECLKGAHEIQCFCLDHTEFVSCLAFFSSRDHAQGLLVSGSGDSTVRLWDYASGSLLDTCELGTKAGLLNSNLKEEEVLPAVTDLCETSDGSLVAAAIQNLQGIMLLRCNFSARSLTIAKVVPVAGETFIPTSIAAASSVPLLWMVMGASSLSATDSALLARVRVISGLGTDHSESVVPESLVIEDKEIPGGEPLLQALQGKLTIGEEGFSTAAEAVKTAMRNLLIKKQYSAERRGFRKRGRNDKKNQA is encoded by the exons ATGGAGGAGCACGACATCGATGACAGCGAGCAGAAGCTTGAAGCGGAGGTAGCTCCGGCGTTAATTGCGGTCCATCCCAATCAAAAATCCGTATCTGTCGCCGTCGGCTCGGATCTCCGTGTTTTCAATTTCCA ACATGGTTCTGCAGCTCAATTATTGGATGAAACCGGGGGGCACAAAGACTCCATTCGCTCCATCCGATACAGTAAAAGCGGGAAGCTTTTTGTGTCGGGTGGAGATGATAAGCTTGTGAAAGTTTGGGATACTGATTCGTGGCGCTGTGTTTATTCAGT AGTTTCGGAGAAGAGAGTGACCTCTCTTGCAGTAAGTGGTGATGATAAGTTTGTGACTTTTGCGGATAAGTTTGGTGTCGTTCATGTCGTGGATATAGGAGACTATAATGAAGAGAATCTAGCTCCGGTTGATAAGAAGGCTGTCCCAATCCTTTCACATTATTGTAGCATTATTACTCGACTG GATTTTTCACCAGATGGGCAGTATATTATTAGTGCTGATCGTGACTTCAAAATTCGT GTAACTAAATTTTCCAAGGAGTGCTTAAAAGGAGCTCATGAGATACAATGTTTTTGCCTTGATCATACTGA GTTTGTTTCCTGCCTTGCGTTTTTCAGTAGTCGGGATCATGCACAAGGCCTATTAGTCTCTGGCAGTGGTGATTCAACA GTTCGACTGTGGGATTATGCCTCTGGTTCTCTGCTGGATACATGTGAGCTTGGAACTAAG GCAGGACTTTTAAATTCTAATCTAAAGGAAGAGGAGGTGTTACCCGCTGTAACCGATCTCTGCGAGACTTCTGATGGCTCGCTAGTTGCAGCTGCTATTCAGAA cTTGCAAGGGATAATGCTGTTAAGATGCAACTTTTCTGCGAGGAGTctcaccattgcaaaa GTGGTCCCTGTTGCAGGAGAGACATTCATTCCCACAAGTATTGCTGCTGCCTCTTCAGTCCCATTGTTGTGGATGGTCATGGGTGCCTCCAGCTTAAGTGCTACTGATTCTGCACTCTTAGCTCGCGTCAGAGTTATTTCTGGGTTAGGTACTGACCATTCAGAATCTGTTGTTCCTGAGTCTTTGGTCATAGAAGATAAAGAGATACCCGGAGGAGAGCCCCTACTTCAAGCGTTGCAAGGAAAATTGACAATAGGTGAAGAAGGATTCTCAACAGCTGCTGAAGCAGTCAAAACAGCAATGCGCAATTTGCTGATCAAGAAGCAATATTCAGCAGAGAGACGGGGTTTCAGAAAACGGGGACGAAATGATAAGAAGAATCAAGCGTAG